The Roseovarius indicus genome has a segment encoding these proteins:
- the pufC gene encoding photosynthetic reaction center cytochrome PufC produces MLPQWFNKWNEDNPTNIYRPAILVGVAGGAVFVATMLVAFGQPYATESLQTGPRGTGMSVTEFTMDLDTPDPSIEGFLATTSDPVPPQGGEETAGEARENVPPGLEGLTVENYDRLLTAMRAWTGIPDLFEDAESYQTAVGHIMVGMTQNLNENWDGHVNAQKQVGVTCYTCHRGQPVPSDVWFRTVKDTPAAAGWSASQNMVTDVSQSTSLPSDALETYLLDYGVIGVHDLDSRVAGVPGQDGYPGIQNAERTYALMNYIDNALGVNCTFCHNTRAFYDGGQVTLQWGTAQLGIQMVQELNNEYLVSLDGLLPEDRLGPVHGDAPKAACKTCHKGYQQPLQGTNVIRQWPELATTSGEPDYAAFEGAESGSESAEAEGADESGSEEQVAVEGDAAEEGAADGEETEGTATE; encoded by the coding sequence ATGCTTCCTCAATGGTTCAACAAGTGGAATGAAGACAACCCCACCAACATCTACCGCCCGGCGATCCTTGTCGGCGTGGCGGGCGGGGCGGTTTTCGTGGCGACCATGCTGGTGGCGTTCGGGCAGCCCTATGCGACCGAGAGCCTGCAGACCGGGCCAAGGGGGACGGGGATGTCGGTGACCGAGTTCACCATGGATCTCGACACGCCCGACCCCTCGATCGAGGGGTTCCTGGCCACCACATCCGACCCGGTGCCACCTCAGGGCGGGGAAGAGACCGCCGGGGAGGCGCGTGAGAACGTGCCGCCGGGGCTGGAGGGGCTGACGGTCGAGAACTATGACCGCCTGCTCACCGCCATGCGGGCCTGGACGGGGATACCGGACCTCTTCGAGGATGCGGAGAGCTACCAGACCGCCGTGGGTCATATCATGGTCGGCATGACCCAGAACCTCAACGAGAACTGGGATGGCCATGTCAACGCGCAGAAACAGGTGGGCGTGACCTGCTACACCTGTCACCGCGGGCAGCCGGTGCCGAGCGACGTCTGGTTCCGGACGGTCAAGGACACCCCGGCCGCCGCCGGCTGGTCGGCCAGTCAGAACATGGTGACCGACGTGAGCCAGTCGACCTCGCTTCCGTCGGATGCGCTGGAGACCTACCTGCTCGATTACGGGGTGATCGGGGTGCATGACCTCGACAGCCGGGTGGCCGGTGTGCCGGGGCAGGATGGCTATCCGGGCATCCAGAATGCCGAGCGGACCTATGCGCTGATGAACTATATCGACAATGCGCTGGGGGTGAACTGTACCTTCTGTCACAACACGCGCGCCTTCTACGATGGCGGGCAGGTCACGTTGCAGTGGGGGACCGCGCAGCTTGGCATCCAGATGGTGCAGGAGCTGAACAACGAGTACCTCGTGTCGCTGGACGGGCTATTGCCGGAAGATCGGCTTGGCCCGGTGCATGGCGACGCGCCGAAGGCCGCGTGCAAGACCTGTCACAAGGGCTATCAACAGCCGCTTCAGGGCACCAACGTGATCCGGCAATGGCCGGAGCTGGCCACGACCTCGGGTGAGCCGGACTATGCCGCGTTCGAAGGGGCGGAGTCTGGTTCGGAGAGCGCGGAGGCCGAGGGGGCCGACGAGTCGGGATCCGAGGAGCAGGTGGCCGTAGAGGGCGATGCCGCCGAGGAAGGCGCCGCCGACGGCGAAGAGACCGAAGGCACCGCCACCGAATGA